AGCACTAAAATAGCTTGAGGAATTCTACTTAGAAATTTAGGTGCATGAAATAAATTCATATCAAAGGAGTAGACCATACAACCCTCAGAACATCTCCACCAGTCATATTTTTACAAAACATTTCCTGAAATAATGGGTAGACGTGGATATAAGGATAGTTCAGTTTGGTTCTGATCATCTTTTGTCTAGTTTCAAGAGAAGACAAATGCATGCTTGCAGCTGAGTTAGGGATGTAAACCATAACTATGTAAAAAGACAGATCTCTACACATTTATCACAGTAATAAAGCTTTAATTCATTTTCTGATCAGCACACTGGTTCTTAAAAGGGAACCAGCCGGTGCTTAGGATCAGGTTTATGTCAGCATTCAAAAAAGCCACTGTACAAGAATCATGTGAGAAAGGCCTTAAAACAATCATCAGAAATACAAATGAagtttgcagtgatttgtgtaCTACTTGCATCAGGATACTTACTGGGAAGAACTTtcctctgaaaaagaagaaaataaaaattagcagAAGAACAGTTTCCTTAGCTGATTTAAAGTTCTTTGAAATCGTTATTCATAGCTTATTCAGCTCTTCCGTTTCTAGGAGTTTCTGAACCAAATGTCTCTTTTTGGCATAGTGAGTTTAAACAGAAAAAGGTAAGGCTGCTCTCAAAGGTCAATGCCCTTCCAACGGCAGCTCGCCAGCCAGTCACTTTCCGGCAGCGGACCTTCCCGGCCCCCGACCCTTGGCCCCCCTCCTGGCTGCGCTGAACCCTGCAGGCACCGATGCAAACGCCACGGGGAGGGTTGCTCGCTGCCGAGATTTTTGCAGCAACCCTTCAAAGCCAGCTTTCTGCCCGTGCGCCTTCGCCACGACCCAGGAGAGGGAGCCAGTAACTTGGTTTTCCCTTCATCGGGACTCGGCCGCTCAGACCTTTTCGGCTAGAAGTGACCTTGCAGGGCTTGATTTGAGGTGGCCCCTCTCCGCCATCCCCCCTCCGCACCCGAGCAGGGCGGCTGTAGGAGCCGGGGCTCGGCTGGCTGCTCTGTGGTAGCCTTATGCAACCACACAAACGGCTCCACGGCATCCTTAAAGTACCTTTTGCAGCAGAAGTTGGCAAGAATAAAAATGTCTGCACAAAAAAAGCTGCTGTTGTAATGCTCTTTAGCTTTAGTACCACGGGGTCAGAGCCTTCATGAAAAGGAGGGCATGTTACAGTCAGCAGAAGTACAGACTTTTTTTGATGCGAGGAAGgagtgtttttattttacttactTGTAAAGTAGCCCTTTTTTTGTGCATAAAATACTCCAAGGCCACACAGTGCCATTACCAAAGCCACAACCACTACAGCAGCGATGATACCACTTACATTAAGGTCATCTGTAATTATAAAACATAAGTCCAACATTTTAAGTTGTAAAAATTTCTATTGGCTGGATTTTATTCCCCTGATTACTATCGGCACCTTCTGTATTTTTAGGTGGTCTTTGGCCCAAGATGCGTCAGTTAATTAGTATCACTTAGACTTGTTGTAGACAAACAGTCCAAAAGCATTACTGTATCGCAGCCAGGCTACCAGGAGGGCTTGATACACTTCGACTCCTTAGTTAGGgtcaaaaggaaggaaagaaaaagaggggtCAAGGGATACATACCCCTTATTATACCTATCCCCAATAAGTATTTATTATTCAAGTCATGTCTCTAAGGGAAAATATCTTGAAATCTTTAAAAGTCTTTAAACATATAGTTAGTTTGCTTAAAATAACGGAAACAGCTGACAGCAATGTCAGGTCCCAGTTCTGAAGAACTCTTCAGGAAAGTTATTTAAAattcaatgcttttttaattttcaaatggcAAGGCTTTAAAAATTCAACACAATAAAGGCCAACAAATATTTTAGCCCAGATGTCTAAAGTGAAACTCTACACTGGGCTACCAAACCATCTAACCATTCTTATTTTGAAGGTGATGACCCATGCCCACTTCCTGATATAAGAGCTTCAGACAATCATCCATTttagcaaaaccaaaaacaataGCAAGCAGAAACTTTTACACCGTTTTTTGTTATATGTCCAATTACTTATTTGGATCCTGACTTAATATGCATACATCACAATATGGTTGGGAATTTTACCCCCAAACCTATCAATTTTTGTGTATTGGTTGGCGGCAGTTTAGGACCACGGTGAGTATTTCCACAACAGAGGGATTCTGTCTTGGTAGCTTGCGGAACACTTGCTGATAATCAACCAGGAATGCACTAAAAGCCATAATACAGTAATTTTCAGCTAAGGTCTAAGAAAGCACCAGACAATTGTTTTATGGAATACTTGGACATGAACTTCCGTGCACTATTTGTTAGGATCTTTTAGAAActttaaacatttctttaccaTCTGCTTTTCTATTGCATCTGAAAGAGCTAGTTTTATATTTTGCAAAAACGGTCACACATTTTGGGTTATTATAGACTCTGCCCCGCCAGCCTTTGCTAAATGCTTTATTAGTTAATCAACATTACACTTCACCTACACTGTGCAAGTAGGTTTTTTGAGTCTTTTTTAAGATACACTGACTTCTTCAGTGCTCCTCTGGCAGGTGTAAATGAGTCATTCAGTTAAATTTCTGATCTGGTATGTTAAGATCTCATGTGAATGCATCTCAAAAGGGatgcttttcaaaaagaaaataacccaGTGTACTGGCACATTATCCTGTACACTTTCACAAAAGCATTCTGAAATATTAGGGATCTCATATGGACACTGCTGTTGTGTGAAGTTCAGTGTTCAGCAACCTACAGGCTGTCTACTGCAATAATTTTACAGTACAAAACTAACTACTTTTCTGTGAAATACAACAAGATACATTTGTGCTGTACAAACGGAACGCTTTAAGTAACTGCAGCAACTACACGTAAGGAACTCATATTATCATAATTCCTCCCCCAAAATGCCATAACAAAACAAAGATATAATTCAATCTGGTCTTAGCTTCTCAGCTGCATCATACAATAAAATCATTCCTATTGCAAGACTGGTTTACAGCCTTATTTGCTTTGACACATACCAACTTGCATTCGCTTCACTGAGCATTTCTGAGATAATCCAATCCCATTGGAGGCTTCACAGAAATACTCTCCAGTGTCATTCTTTGTAACTGTGTTAAATAGCTGTTAAGACAGAGTCCAAAACCATTattagaatggaaaaaaaaataaatcagaatttccTGTGGGATAGAAATTTTGACAGGTCAAcagggttttgtttgcttgtttttttaaacaaataaaactgaaagaaagTGAGAAATTCTCATCCAATTCAACCTCATAATTCAGCCTGGTCCTTATCTTCAGCTTCTGGTCTGAGAGTCTTTTAGATGAACATTTTAATTAGATGGAGTGTATTTACAAGGAGATGCTTTTTCAGTGGGTCAGTACTTTccaataaaatgcattttcttagaCATGCTCTACTTTCAGAATTCCTGAAATAAGAATATGTTGTTCATTTtaccaaaacaacaacaataaaaaaattacaaaaaaaaaaaaagtcctgaactACAACAAATATTTCCCACAGAAAGTTTGtcgggttttttcccccctccagaaATGGcactttctctcttcttccaatGGAGAAATGCTAAACTGCACTATTTATCAAATACTAttcctgtaaaaatgaaaatgagaaagcaagAGATGGACAGAGGCTGGGCTCCTGTCAATTCCAGTAtttctttgtggtgtttttttggttttttttaacccattAGACTTGTTAACTTTTCCCCCCTCTAATATATCCCATACTTTAAGACTTTCAGAAATGATTAGTTAATTTTGAGTGATCCATCTAATTCCCACAGTGTGCTGAAAGATCCACAGCACCTCTGAATGCTTAGTCACGTTCCAGTTTCCAAGTCTGATCATGCACAAGAGCAGGGTGTTCCTAGAACAACTCTTTAGTCCCAAAAAATCTCAGCTGACAATGCGTCATAAGTAGTATATATAAATTTTCTTAGAAGGATCAGCTAATCTGGGGGGCAGTGGGGTGGGGGATGAGGGAGGGGGGATGAGAAAGATGGAcagttctggggagaaaaaaaaaaattatacaaacACCTAAAAACCACACTAAGCTTACTTAAAGCCCTGACTTGTTCCTACTGACTTGATAATTACTGGACTGGAAGTTGTAAACACCACTGGATTGCACAGATTCTGCACTGCCCTTAGTGATGCACTCCCACTGAAGTGTGTGAAGTTGCTATTTCAGATTTTAAGGCTCTATCAAATATAGCTCTGTTCACATACTGAGAGATCATTCTCACCTGGCACTGGTTAGCTAACTGACAAGGTGAAATCTGACATTTGTTTTCTAGATTCTGCTCATTTATCATTACTGCAGCCTTGCAACTCACCCAGTTTGTCTGTATCACTCAATGTCTATGGCTTGTAATTGGTCTGAGGCAGAAACCATCTTATAGGTGGCACATATTTCAGCATGACATTGTTCTCCGACACAGACCTTGTGCATTTTTGGATTAAGAGCCCTGTGCATCATTGTACTAAACAGTAAATTTGGTCTTCTTGATAGCTGGTTATTACAGAGTTGGCTATTACACTTACCAGAGTGCCAGACTTTTTATTCATGGTGTAAGTTATGTTTGCTGCTCTAGCAGTGCTTGTTCCAGTCTTTTCCAGTAAGGCAACACCGTTCTTGTACCACTGGTACTCAGATGGAGGAGATCCCTCAGTCTCCTTACAGCTCAGTTCCACTACTGTTCCCGTCATTGCAGAGCTGGGTACTTCACACACTGGAGTAGTTGGAGCAACTGGACAAGAAAATTGCACTCGTTAAGCAGTCTTACAAGTATTGTGTGTAAGACAACAGTTTGACAGTCACTGGTGAGAAGATGACGACTTGCACACGCGCTTAGCAACTACCATGTTAATGAAGAGAGGTGCTGAAGTAGGGGTTGAAGGCAGAGTCCTGCTACTGGAGAGCATGATAAAATTTGTGAGTTgctaaaaaaacagaagaaagaggcttgctcccagcatccccccacACATGCTGTGTCATCCTATCTCCAATCTATACACTGTCATCCAATCCCAGAGTGTTCGTTTTGCCACATGCTTATGGGGGGCCTCTTGCTCTCAGTCAACGGAGGGATAACTCAGTGCATCTGTAGTTCAgaaattcccccctccccctctcccctgccccattatttaaaaattgcaatgaggaagagaaaaatgatttttttgtattaaaaaaagtcaAGTCTTTTTGAAAAATGATCATCAAAAAGAATTACCAAGACAGGTCATCATCACAGCCATTGTGTAGGTCCCAAGTTGAGGACCAAAACCAACTGACTActaaatttcagtttaaattaaaaacaaacattctCACATACAGATGCAGAAGAACTGATAATTCCTTCTGCCATGCAGATGAACATGTCTTTTCCAATTATTGTTTCGTGGACAGAaaagaaacttaatttttttttttttcccccagtaactTGAAGCTATGCAGAAGAAAACTAAGGGTGAAGAGGCATGCATGGTACGTTAAAAGTTCTAGTGACACCTTAACAGGTACTCGTCGTTTTTTCTtggatgtttttaaaataaaaagcaaaaataaagaaaatcaagtTAAAGACTAACAAATTCCCATTCATTTTCAAAAAGGTTTGAGAGGAATACACATACACACTCTCTCCTTTGGGCTCTCAGGTTTCAACTGTACATTAAGAAGCCACATTTAAAAGAGGAAATCTGTTGAAAGAGtggaataaagaaggaaaaagtgtCATTACCTCGTTGTTGGAGCTAATCAGAAGTTAAGTAATTTATCATCTTTGATGAAGAACTTTGagattttatttataattttaaaagatcaatcatgtttttatagaaaaaaacaatatagaaactacaaaagcaaatattttcttttctctctatattgagaaaagaggaaaactaCCAACCTCTGCCACTCATCCATTAGGAAAAATACCAGGAACAATGTAAAAAGAATGTGCTCAGTATTcacttttccctcctttccccaactgggaaagaaaacaaacaaaaagccgcAAAGAACAaccacccccccccaagccaACACCATCTCTCCTGTAAATAAAGCCCATGGATTGCTAGCTCGCTGGCTGGCATtgcacagacactgcagcagTTTCTCCTTCCAAAAACAGGAGGAGACTGTAGCATATTGGAATGAATTGCTGCTTAGGAATATTTGATAAATGTTGACAGATGCTGACTTTCCAGTGCCAAACACCATGATCATCTTATCCAGATTCTCAGCCACTGAGTGACTTCACTTTAGTAGAAATGGAAGTTTCACCATCACATATATCAGTGCAGTTGCTTAGTTTTGAGAACTGAAACCCACATTTATATCTACAAAACCCTCGTTATATTCCTTTCTAATGCAAATATGCATTTTGCAAAGCTCTTTTGCTAAGTGTGTTGTAGAGTGTCTATGTGCACGTGTTTATAAACCCAGCCCAAAGAAGGCCCAAAAACCCAGTAGCCACACACCATATGGACAACCCTACCTTCAGCACCCCTTGCCATCGTTCAGTTTTTTTACAGAAGCCCAAGTAATAAAAGTTTGTACCCAATACTGTGAGAGTAAGAGTAGCCTCTCCCAGGCGTTGCCCCTCTTCACTCTTTGCACTGATTTCACAGCGGTAGGTCCCAGAATCCTTTCTAGTCACATTTCTAATACGGATTCCTGTATTCAGCATCTCTGCTCGGCCTCGAAGATCACCTTTAAGGGAGAACAGGCAGAGAGGTTTCTGCTCTTTGCTTATAGCAAATGTCTATGTCTCATTGGCTTGTTCTGAAATCACACACAGTTTATGAACTATTGCTCATTTATTCAGTGTTGGTTATCTGTCACCAAGGAGCAACATGTAATCCCTTTCCCAAGACAGTAAGAACCTTCCGCAACTTGTCCATTTAGTCCAGAAAACCTCAGTTCAAAAAACCTACATCTGTCCTACATTTTCTAGTTGGAAGATGGgatgctttttttctgcagatatttCAAGAAAACATGAATAGCAGTAGTCAGGTGACAAAAAAGACATCATTTTCCACTAGAGGGATGGCAATCACTAATGTAATTACCTTACAAAATAACTGTGAGCAAGACCACAgcaaaatatttgatattttaaCCCAGCAGAAGATATTGCCATCAGACTTCTTacaatgagggttttttttcattctacagCTTGTTATGCAATTAAAGTTACGTGTACACACAGGACCATGAGTTCCAGTGGTCCTCTAAATTAaacatatgcagaaaaaaatcaagttcatCAACAAGACCAGCACATCTTGCAAGCTCTACAAACTAACAAAATCgctgtgcttttattttacttctcaGCCTTCATTTATTGCGTACAAGGTACCAGAGACCCATAATTTTCTTCAACACATAAAGCTGAGGTAAGTCCTTTTCAGAACATATAAACAGAAATTCCACTTCTGAAAAgaatacaaataatttaaaatatacagCTGAGcttatattttatgtatataaaaattgATGCATTATTCATATCTAAGCCTCAAGCTCTACAGGAGGCTTCAGAAACCTCTTTGTAGGACAGCAGTGCAGAGCCTGCAGTAGTTTTGGGGAGTTTATATCTGAATGTGATGTCATTTTTGAAAAGTTTCAAGGAATATGCGGTGCCATTTTTCTTAGTCTTGATTTTTACTACTAAGAAAttttattaagaaattatttccccccccccacccggggAAGAATTCTTTTCCTCAAAAGGATAGCTGTTCAATATGGAGAGTCGAGAGCACTCTCTTTCAGTCACTTTCCTAACGTTATTCTCCAAGAAAGAGTTGACATCTATGCTAGAGAATGACATATTAAACCGTCACTCTAAGTTTGTAGTACTGTACCTGTAAATTCACCATTGTAGTAGACAAATGAGACTCCTCGAGACTGGAttttcttccattctattctTAAGCTCATTCCTTTTGAAAACTTGTGCTTGCAACTAAGAATAGCCTctagaggggaggaaaaaaaaaaaaaaagagaaaaagaactcAAAAGGGAAAATTAGAGACTTTAGTATTGTGTTTGGTACATATTCAGGCTCCACAAAATTAATATTCCCCCTTCAAAAGAACTTGAGCAGTCAGCAAGGGCCAGATCTACTCCTCAAAGTGATGccatcagcccttctccaaaTTTACACACACACAGTAGGGAAACAGAAACTAGTAATTCTCCATACTTCAATGGCCTTTGGATCAAATTTCAGGTGTTGGGGACTAGATATTCCTGTGTTGGATGGGCACAGTTTCTGTATTACTACCTTCATTTTAGGTTTAAGTATTTTAGTCAGTGAGCAGATCACC
The window above is part of the Opisthocomus hoazin isolate bOpiHoa1 chromosome 1, bOpiHoa1.hap1, whole genome shotgun sequence genome. Proteins encoded here:
- the JAM2 gene encoding junctional adhesion molecule B isoform X3, whose protein sequence is MASRSLRLLLLGYLGVLSYCKVSGISIETDNKNVEAEEFKEAILSCKHKFSKGMSLRIEWKKIQSRGVSFVYYNGEFTGDLRGRAEMLNTGIRIRNVTRKDSGTYRCEISAKSEEGQRLGEATLTLTVLVAPTTPVCEVPSSAMTGTVVELSCKETEGSPPSEYQWYKNGVALLEKTGTSTARAANITYTMNKKSGTLLFNTVTKNDTGEYFCEASNGIGLSQKCSVKRMQVDDLNVSGIIAAVVVVALVMALCGLGVFYAQKKGYFTKESSSQKKTNYQSTSEKDFKHTKSFVI
- the JAM2 gene encoding junctional adhesion molecule B isoform X1; amino-acid sequence: MGAGGCYSKLAKAAPPGEHMGMREKTDRGAACPRSSDCKVSGISIETDNKNVEAEEFKEAILSCKHKFSKGMSLRIEWKKIQSRGVSFVYYNGEFTGDLRGRAEMLNTGIRIRNVTRKDSGTYRCEISAKSEEGQRLGEATLTLTVLVAPTTPVCEVPSSAMTGTVVELSCKETEGSPPSEYQWYKNGVALLEKTGTSTARAANITYTMNKKSGTLLFNTVTKNDTGEYFCEASNGIGLSQKCSVKRMQVDDLNVSGIIAAVVVVALVMALCGLGVFYAQKKGYFTKESSSQKKTNYQSTSEKDFKHTKSFVI
- the JAM2 gene encoding junctional adhesion molecule B isoform X4, producing the protein MGAGGCYSKLAKAAPPGEHMGMREKTDRGAACPRSSDCKVSGISIETDNKNVEAEEFKEAILSCKHKFSKGMSLRIEWKKIQSRGVSFVYYNGEFTVAPTTPVCEVPSSAMTGTVVELSCKETEGSPPSEYQWYKNGVALLEKTGTSTARAANITYTMNKKSGTLLFNTVTKNDTGEYFCEASNGIGLSQKCSVKRMQVDDLNVSGIIAAVVVVALVMALCGLGVFYAQKKGYFTKESSSQKKTNYQSTSEKDFKHTKSFVI
- the JAM2 gene encoding junctional adhesion molecule B isoform X2 — its product is MCRLGKSQALLRIKHVADPCCMKDCKVSGISIETDNKNVEAEEFKEAILSCKHKFSKGMSLRIEWKKIQSRGVSFVYYNGEFTGDLRGRAEMLNTGIRIRNVTRKDSGTYRCEISAKSEEGQRLGEATLTLTVLVAPTTPVCEVPSSAMTGTVVELSCKETEGSPPSEYQWYKNGVALLEKTGTSTARAANITYTMNKKSGTLLFNTVTKNDTGEYFCEASNGIGLSQKCSVKRMQVDDLNVSGIIAAVVVVALVMALCGLGVFYAQKKGYFTKESSSQKKTNYQSTSEKDFKHTKSFVI